The genomic stretch ttgagaaataataataatcaaaataagtacaaaaacagtatcagccctttgagacttttgtgatttagggctatataaataaacattgattgattgattgattgaaaacagcgccagggggttgtaaactcaataaagtaacaaaaatagaatgcaaaaaaaaaaaaaaaacatatatatatatatatatatatatatatatatatatatatatatatatatatatatatatatatatatatatatatacatatacatatatatatatatatatatatatatatatatatatatatatatatatatatatatatatatatatatatatatatatacatatacatatatatatatatatatatatacatatatatatatacatatatatatacatatatatacatatacatatatatatatatatatacatatatatatatatatatatacagtatatgtatatatatatatatatatatatatatatatatatatatatatatatatatatatatatatatataaaacaaagtgcaaagccaacggctcacacaagttcagtaaataatttacatttggaacacagcatcatcgttttcacagctttttggttgttagaggtagagagtgttttaacgtagagttctataattaaaggaataatgacaacaggaagtgaacttgcgTGATGTCACAGAAAAACAGGACGTGACGCGGCCAAAACaccattttttttcattatcatgaaaaaaaaaccacttaaaaccttacaaattaaaACGGAAGAAGATAACCTAATTAAAAGCTCAAATGAAAATACTACCACtcttaagaagccagaacaatatttagaggggaactgcacttttttggaattttgcctatcgctcacaatcattatgaaagacatattttttgtttgtttattcggattttaaaaatgagaaaaaaacacTTGgaggatgcggctaatgggagtcaccgttgtagccttcaaagccctggaAAACAACttgaaaaccctccatcaacgttttatatacacactgcaagtatatatatatatatatatatatatatatatatatatatatatatatatatatatatatatatatatatatatatagggttagggttagtcgaTCACTACCTGTTCCACGGATATcacgtcacaggagccaggcgtgccgtTTTAACAGAGTTTTATTTTTCCATGCATATTCAAGCACAATCTTTCATGTAGCTTTTCTCTCCAGTCTCTCTCAACTCTCCTTCCttcgctggccgctcactgttaaagacaacagatgattaaatTAACGCGTACCACCTGTAAAatataatcacctgccagctgtgtctcgccgtcccgcacaaGGCTAgccgatggtgctccgccctcgacaccattgccagaggcggtgacctttgctcctgtagGCGCGCTAttcctccacaatatatatatatatatatatatatatatatatatatatatatatatatatatatatatatatatatatatatatatatatatatatattatgtagttaCAGACACGTTCCACTTCTGGCAACAAAAGTGTGTTCCTGCCTCCGGACacaaaatgtttgtgtgtgttctaatcatggtagacttggtaacaaacaacggagactactatttttggacaaatgtggATTCACTACCTTATTTTTTTGAAGCCAAGGATACGAATGGAGAaataactgctgcttctagaagcgagcacgcgaaagagggtgaaacgttggagcagacggaagccgatagaGCAGAGGTGgggaaatattttgactcggggggggggggggcacattgagagagaaaaatgtgtctgaggggccaaggtgtatgtgtgcataacttaaatatacacatttagctgtaaaaaccgGCTGTACAGTATAGTGTTTGTGTCCCTTTTTTTcaagaacactaataccaaaagtcacaatgtccgattatAATAATACcggggatttatatagcgcttttctaagtacccaaagtcgctttacatgtttttctgaacccatcaatcattcacacctggtggtggtaagctagtttcgtagccacagctgccctgggatagactgacggaagcgtggctgcaatttgcgcttATGACATgtccgttatgacagaccgcctcaaaaaaactgactggaattttacagttttttactgaatgtgacACCCAAATTgtccatgaaaataaagaaagtggaatttacaatattaactatgaacaataaaacactgaatattaacaacatatgattggcaacactaaaggcctactgaaagccactactaccgaccacgcagtctgatagtttatatattaatgatgacatcttaacattgcaacacatgccaatacggccgggttaacttattaacgtaatcgtcgctttctcggtccgaatcgctctcgctgctggtgtaaacaatggggaaatgtgaggagcctttcaacctgtgacgtcacgctacttccggtacaggcaaggctttttttatcagcgaccaaaagttgcgaactttatcgtcgatgttctctactaaatcctttcagcaaaaatatggcaatatcgcgaaatgatcaagtatgacacatagaatggatctgctatccccgtttaaataaaaacatttcatttcagtaggcctttaacacgaaattggccctagtgtgtgaatatgagtgtgaatgttgtctgtctatctgtgttggccctgcgatgaggtggcgacttgtccagggtgtaccccgccttccgcccgaatgcagctgagataggctccagcaacccccgcgaccccaaaaagggacaagcggtagaaaatggatggatggatggatgaacgtcGCTCctgttttacttctcagaccacaaGCTCCTTGATAGTgtgtcttttacaatcaagcaaaacacaataaataaataaaacggcaacttatgaatgcaaagtgtaataaacacccacaatatgatatattatcacgtaaaaatgtgcttccgcatccgtttctgacacacgcgtttcgggctggctgctctgaaaacaaaccccgcccactctgctttgttcctcgtctgagctgctgtgacgtagattaccgtaatacctCAAAAGCGCatatttcgaccattgaaatattttctatagttcaagacttgtgGTCATTTaacaacagcactgcacatcataatggcggcgacagttttgatgttaaaggtctaaaaaaattgatgtagaacgtccggcgggccagattgaaaatctcgacgggccgcatgtggcccgcgggccgtatttcgCCCAGGCCTGCGATAGAGTGAGGTGAAatcgactcgaagctgcaaatgtggaatttggagacgagctatttcgacataaatggaatgcttacccaaataaaccagaaaaaaacgTCCCTACCCAGCTGGACGAaggagacaactgtccatcgagtgagtcacactggctagctgtgtacaaacaaaacatgaacactttatagatactgtaatatgattgttcatgtttttcagtgagtacagattggtgtcttatcgcagtgttgtgcattacaaactcaaacacgtttcgtgctgacgtagaagccagCTTATCTtttgccgtagctagcttttacggctaataccgaagcaatgtgttactacgctagaaaaatagtttctCCGTGTTCGctattacaataacaatgtcgctacagcttggtgtATATACAGATTACaggtaaatgaagtattggtggtggtttttgaatgcatttcaaagtgatttagtggtagaattgaatgctcccattaactgcattgcttgccacctagaacgagtcaatttttacatgttagaatgcaaaaaaaacaacttttgcctTCTTAACTCTAATTATTGTGAAcaattggcaaaattccccaaaaagtgcagttcctctttaatgtttcttctgccagtGCACtgtctatttttgttttttataaaaccTGCTATACAtatttctgtcaggttcaaacactgatgacacctattaaacgagacaagaagcaaggaattaaacagagacagcatttaatttggctcaatttgaggagaaacgtctgggctgtactcttgcacagtctccagcacgctctggcgaaagattgtacgctacCTCTTttgtttggactttccctgattacatggcaacagctgtttctaagggagggggtcgtaaacagccatcaccttcggttacagaacagtttgaaagaaaaggtcgtaaacagttcacagaaaaggtcgtaaaacagggcaaagaagaggtcgccttgaggggagtcaggccctgcttcctccccgctttgtagttcttgggtcaagacaatatatttctgttgattacaatacatcaaagaaagagaacaccttcatgttgcttcccatcctacacagtggagttttacaagccttctgcttggtaggattaaagacaacttttgtctgctcgccgggaactcatttcaacacaaagttttgtgataacttagatacaattattctaacaatttcagtgtgtgtataagtactttctgAGCACTTTATACAATACCGTGATATTGTTGATAACCgtaataattttggtcacaataaccatggTATTACATTTTCAATATGTTACATccttaatatattattataaaaagTATTGTGATATATTGCCATATGGATTTTTCCCCCGGTGTAATATCCTAATGTCCATTGAAACGGATGTTATATTTTCTGTGATTCGAGCGCCACTTGTCAGAGTCCAAGccaagtcatgtaaacattgatccatcattctggcaaggcactaaatgaatggccatgaaacactacacacacatacagtacatagaagaaagtgtgtagcGAGTTCAAAGAGAAACATCTCATGGATCATGTCTGAgttaaagtgtgtttgtgtcctgcagacgtccagcagctgattgatCAGTCAGAAGAACTTCCTCCTCAGTCACCAggagggagctccactttgaagcaggcgactccacaaccaccccacattaaaaaggaagaggggggactctggatcactcaggagggagagtatCTTCTAGAACCACagaaggctgatctcaccaagatgccactgactgttgtctctgtgaagattgaagatgatgaagagaaaccacaagcagACAacttcttagctccactatcagaagACGAGGTTAAAGTAGCTTTGAGCAGTgaaacagactgtgaaggtgatatgaggactctcACTGACAACAatcactctgaatgctctacaaagaacaATGATAAAAAACTGTTGAGATGCTCATTTTGCGCTAAAAACTttaataaaaagtacaatttgactcaacacatgagaacacacacgggagaaaaaccgtttgattgttcagtttgcggtaaaagcTTTGTTTCCAGATCAGGTTTGACTAAACACATAATGAAACACACTGGAAGAAAACCATTTACCTGTTCAGTATGTGGTAAAAGCTTTCTTCATAAGAGCATTCTGATTCAACACACGAGTACACACACCATAGATAAACCATttcattgttcagtttgtggtaaaagttttcctCATGAAAGCAATTTGATTCAACACATTAGAACACACACTTCGGGTAAacaatttaattgttcagtttgcagTAAAACGTTTCCTCATAACAGCAATCTGattaaacacatgagaacacacacaggagaaaaaccatttaattgttcattgTGCGGTAAATGCTTTTCTCAGAAATGCAGTTTGACTCGACACACAAGGACCCACACAGAGGAAAAgcattttttttgttcagtgtgtGGTAAAACATTCCATCGTAATGCAGACGCagcaagacacataagaacacacacgggagaatAACCCACCAGCTGTTTAATATGTGGCTCATGTGTCACCAAAACCAGGACTTATGCTTCTTACACAAATATGTGA from Entelurus aequoreus isolate RoL-2023_Sb linkage group LG17, RoL_Eaeq_v1.1, whole genome shotgun sequence encodes the following:
- the LOC133632512 gene encoding zinc finger protein 37-like isoform X1, with translation MATCGKREHERESPTEKKTKTADEDVQQLIGHPEEFPPQSGRSSTLKQETPQPPRIEKEEEELWITQEGECLLGPQEADLTKLPLTVVSVKTDDDEEKPQPNTLLAPLSDSEAEDEVEVTLSSDTDCEDVQQLIDQSEELPPQSPGGSSTLKQATPQPPHIKKEEGGLWITQEGEYLLEPQKADLTKMPLTVVSVKIEDDEEKPQADNFLAPLSEDEVKVALSSETDCEGDMRTLTDNNHSECSTKNNDKKLLRCSFCAKNFNKKYNLTQHMRTHTGEKPFDCSVCGKSFVSRSGLTKHIMKHTGRKPFTCSVCGKSFLHKSILIQHTSTHTIDKPFHCSVCGKSFPHESNLIQHIRTHTSGKQFNCSVCSKTFPHNSNLIKHMRTHTGEKPFNCSLCGKCFSQKCSLTRHTRTHTEEKHFFCSVCGKTFHRNADAARHIRTHTGE
- the LOC133632512 gene encoding gastrula zinc finger protein XlCGF17.1-like isoform X2 — its product is MDDYCYAKMATSAKREHERESAPPTSSKSPTEIKTQSADEDVQQLIDQSEELPPQSPGGSSTLKQATPQPPHIKKEEGGLWITQEGEYLLEPQKADLTKMPLTVVSVKIEDDEEKPQADNFLAPLSEDEVKVALSSETDCEGDMRTLTDNNHSECSTKNNDKKLLRCSFCAKNFNKKYNLTQHMRTHTGEKPFDCSVCGKSFVSRSGLTKHIMKHTGRKPFTCSVCGKSFLHKSILIQHTSTHTIDKPFHCSVCGKSFPHESNLIQHIRTHTSGKQFNCSVCSKTFPHNSNLIKHMRTHTGEKPFNCSLCGKCFSQKCSLTRHTRTHTEEKHFFCSVCGKTFHRNADAARHIRTHTGE